A window of the Penaeus vannamei isolate JL-2024 chromosome 19, ASM4276789v1, whole genome shotgun sequence genome harbors these coding sequences:
- the LOC138865092 gene encoding uncharacterized protein produces the protein MTDIIYRPGRENITPDTFSRSYCSMMCHDQRFLSAIHNASYHPGVTRLLHFIRSPNMPYSVEDIRRTVSSCKVCAECRPNFHQPMRAHLIKGTAIPSWLCELGPVLLRHHVRTSRTEPQVDEVELVQANPQYAHIRYPDGKEDLNSSTATRTC, from the exons ATGACTGACATAATTTACAGACCAGGCAGAGAAAATATTACTCCTGACACGTTTTCCAGATCTTACTGCAGCATGATGTGCCACGACCAACGGTTCCTGTCAGCCATTCACAATGCCTCGTATCATCCCGGCGTTACACGGTTGCTTCATTTCATCAGATCTCCGAATATGCCTTATTCTGTGGAAGACATCCGACGAACTGTCAGTTCATGTAAAGTATGTGCTGAATGCAGACCAAACTTTCACCAGCCCATGAGGGCCCATCTCATAAAAG GAACTGCTATTCCGTCTTGGTTGTGCGAGCTTGGTCCGGTCCTGTTGAGGCACCACGTACGAACAAGCAGGACTGAACCCCAAGTAGATGAGGTCGAACTTGTACAAGCAAATCCTCAGTACGCCCACATTCGGTATCCGGATGGTAAGGAGGACCTCAACTCCTCTACCGCAACAAGAACTTGCTGA